Proteins encoded within one genomic window of Amycolatopsis sp. 2-15:
- the hypF gene encoding carbamoyltransferase HypF: MALGRFAVRVDGVVQGVGFRPFVHGLARRLGLTGFVGNDSRGVFVEVEGASDDLNAFVSALRAEAPPLAVVDDVRVTRVPATGASGFEIVASPAGGEAATLVSADSATCADCLAELRDPGDRRYRYPFVNCTNCGPRFTIVRGVPYDRPLTTMAGFALCADCRQEYEDPGDRRFHAQPVCCPVCGPRLVFSGGGEPIESTVDAIGAGAVVAVKGLGGYHLAVDAADEPAVAALRGRKHREDKPFAVMVPDLAAARAIAEVDDVSAAVLTGHRRPIVLLPRVANGPLAPSVAPGNRRIGVMLPYTPLHHLLLCDLGRPIVLTSANVSDEPIVYRDEDAFARLSGIADAFLTHDRAIHTRTDDSVVRVWRDRVQLQRRSRGYVPEPVTLRSRLTEHILGCGAELKNTFCLAKDTHAFLSHHIGDLDNYETFKAYETGIAHFRELFDVTPTVVAHDLHPEYLSTKHALDLEDVELVGVQHHHAHIASCLADNGEAGPVLGVAFDGTGYGTDGTLWGGEFLNADLTGFERLAHLAPIRLPGGATAIRQPWRMAAAYLDAANIRSTALRARHEDQWDGVLHLARTGLASPLTSSAGRLFDAVAAVLGVRDEINYEGQAAVELEQLADPAERAAYRCEQTPTEVSGVDLLRAVVEDLDHGTPRPVVAARFHNGVAEAITETCTRLRDTTALTTVVLSGGVFQNLLLLERTAESLAHQGFRVLTHSRVPTNDGGISLGQVAVAASRTTRPGRHPGSR; encoded by the coding sequence ATGGCGCTCGGGCGCTTCGCGGTGCGGGTCGACGGAGTGGTGCAGGGCGTGGGGTTTCGGCCCTTCGTCCACGGGCTCGCGCGACGGCTCGGGCTCACCGGCTTCGTGGGCAACGACAGCCGTGGAGTGTTTGTCGAGGTCGAGGGCGCTTCGGACGACCTGAACGCCTTCGTGTCGGCGCTGCGGGCCGAGGCGCCGCCGTTGGCTGTGGTCGACGACGTGCGCGTGACCCGCGTGCCGGCCACCGGAGCAAGCGGCTTCGAGATCGTCGCCAGCCCGGCCGGCGGCGAGGCGGCGACGCTGGTGTCCGCGGACAGCGCGACCTGCGCGGACTGCCTGGCCGAACTGCGGGATCCGGGGGATCGGCGATACCGGTATCCGTTCGTCAACTGCACCAATTGCGGGCCGCGGTTCACGATCGTGCGCGGCGTGCCCTACGACCGGCCGTTGACGACGATGGCCGGGTTCGCGTTGTGCGCGGATTGCCGGCAGGAGTACGAAGATCCGGGTGACCGGAGGTTCCACGCACAGCCGGTGTGCTGCCCGGTTTGCGGGCCACGGCTGGTATTCTCGGGTGGCGGGGAGCCGATCGAGTCCACTGTGGACGCAATCGGGGCGGGCGCCGTGGTCGCGGTGAAGGGACTCGGCGGTTACCACCTCGCCGTGGACGCGGCCGACGAGCCGGCCGTGGCCGCGCTGCGCGGCAGGAAACACCGCGAGGACAAGCCGTTCGCCGTGATGGTCCCCGATCTCGCGGCGGCGCGAGCGATCGCGGAGGTCGACGACGTCTCCGCGGCCGTGCTGACCGGGCACCGGCGGCCGATCGTGCTGCTCCCGCGCGTCGCGAACGGACCGCTCGCGCCCTCGGTGGCGCCCGGCAACCGGCGGATCGGGGTCATGCTGCCGTACACGCCGCTGCACCACCTGCTGCTCTGCGATCTCGGCCGGCCGATCGTGCTGACCAGCGCGAACGTGTCCGACGAGCCCATCGTCTACCGCGACGAAGACGCCTTCGCGCGGCTGTCCGGGATCGCCGACGCGTTCCTCACGCACGACCGGGCCATCCACACCCGGACCGACGACTCCGTGGTGCGGGTGTGGCGCGACCGGGTGCAGCTGCAACGCCGTTCGCGTGGTTACGTGCCGGAGCCCGTGACGCTGCGTTCAAGGCTCACCGAGCACATCCTGGGCTGCGGCGCGGAGCTGAAGAACACGTTCTGCCTGGCCAAGGACACCCACGCCTTCCTCTCCCACCACATCGGTGACCTCGACAACTACGAGACGTTCAAGGCCTACGAGACCGGCATCGCGCACTTCCGCGAGCTGTTCGACGTCACGCCGACAGTCGTCGCCCACGACCTGCACCCCGAGTACCTGTCCACGAAACACGCGCTGGACCTCGAAGACGTCGAGCTCGTCGGCGTGCAGCACCACCACGCCCACATCGCCTCCTGCCTGGCCGACAACGGCGAAGCCGGCCCCGTCCTCGGCGTCGCGTTCGACGGCACCGGCTACGGAACCGACGGCACCCTCTGGGGCGGCGAGTTCCTGAACGCCGACCTCACCGGTTTCGAACGCCTGGCCCACCTCGCGCCGATCCGGCTGCCCGGCGGCGCCACGGCCATCCGCCAGCCCTGGCGCATGGCCGCCGCCTACCTCGATGCCGCGAACATCCGGTCGACAGCACTCCGCGCCCGTCACGAAGACCAGTGGGACGGCGTCCTCCACCTCGCCCGCACCGGCCTCGCTTCGCCGCTCACGTCCAGCGCCGGCCGGCTGTTCGACGCCGTCGCCGCCGTGCTCGGCGTCCGCGACGAGATCAACTACGAAGGCCAGGCCGCCGTTGAGCTGGAGCAACTCGCCGATCCGGCAGAACGCGCTGCTTACCGCTGCGAGCAGACCCCGACGGAAGTGTCCGGTGTGGACTTGCTCCGTGCCGTGGTCGAGGACCTCGACCACGGCACCCCACGCCCGGTCGTCGCCGCCCGCTTCCACAACGGCGTCGCCGAAGCCATCACCGAAACCTGCACCCGCCTGCGCGACACGACAGCGCTCACGACCGTCGTCCTGTCCGGCGGTGTCTTCCAGAACCTCCTGCTTCTGGAAAGAACCGCAGAGTCCTTGGCGCACCAGGGTTTCCGCGTCCTCACGCATTCCCGCGTGCCGACCAACGACGGCGGCATCAGCCTCGGTCAGGTCGCCGTCGCAGCCAGCCGTACCACTCGTCCAGGCCGTCACCCCGGGTCGCGCTGA
- a CDS encoding helix-turn-helix domain-containing protein → MSMVLTTDTQPEAERVAFWHEVVCRSFVPLTVATPDAEAFSGSVANDRLGRLQLSTVHAAAQRVRRTPRLVAEAGDEFVLLGLQTLGPGVVTQGGRRAVIRPGDLVFYDAARPYELWFPGEFEMKVFMVPRRFLGVADADLHRVTATTLRPDAGVPALASPFLARLNAAEGAAGERLAASALNLLESLVLDGAEAPEPTLLLRIRAFIADHLGEPDLSPATIAAAHRISVRYLHKLFSADGVSVVRWIQQQRLAESRRDLGGTSATVAAIAHRWGFSDAAHFSRSFKAAYGVSPREWRITSAPGRGGAD, encoded by the coding sequence ATGAGCATGGTGCTGACAACCGACACGCAGCCGGAGGCCGAACGCGTGGCCTTCTGGCACGAGGTCGTGTGCCGTTCGTTCGTGCCGCTGACCGTCGCCACTCCCGACGCCGAAGCGTTCTCCGGCTCCGTTGCCAACGACCGGCTCGGTCGCCTCCAACTCTCCACCGTGCACGCCGCCGCGCAGCGCGTCCGCCGGACGCCGCGGCTCGTGGCCGAGGCCGGCGACGAGTTCGTGCTCCTCGGGTTGCAGACGCTTGGCCCCGGCGTGGTCACCCAAGGCGGCCGCCGCGCCGTGATCCGCCCCGGCGACCTGGTGTTCTACGACGCCGCGCGCCCCTACGAGCTGTGGTTCCCCGGCGAGTTCGAGATGAAGGTCTTCATGGTGCCGCGCCGGTTCCTCGGCGTCGCAGACGCGGACCTGCACCGCGTCACGGCCACCACGCTGCGCCCCGACGCCGGCGTGCCTGCGCTCGCCTCGCCGTTCCTGGCGCGGCTCAACGCGGCCGAAGGCGCGGCGGGCGAACGGCTGGCCGCGTCGGCGTTGAACCTGCTCGAATCGCTGGTCCTCGACGGTGCCGAGGCGCCCGAGCCGACGCTGCTGCTGCGGATCCGCGCCTTCATCGCCGACCACCTCGGCGAGCCCGACCTGTCGCCGGCGACGATCGCTGCCGCACACCGGATTTCCGTGCGCTACCTGCACAAGCTCTTCTCGGCCGACGGCGTGTCCGTCGTGCGGTGGATCCAGCAGCAGCGGCTGGCCGAATCGCGCCGCGACCTGGGCGGCACCAGCGCGACCGTCGCCGCCATCGCCCACCGTTGGGGCTTCTCGGACGCGGCGCACTTCAGCCGTTCGTTCAAGGCGGCCTACGGGGTTTCACCACGGGAGTGGCGCATCACTTCCGCTCCCGGCCGGGGTGGCGCAGACTGA